The DNA sequence atgccccagtgtagggtcatcccacAACTCTTAATCTATCATAATCCAAGTGAAGAAGCGAACTGAATATGCCTTAGTGCAAAGCATCATCCCGAAAGAAACCGTCATCAGTGAttggggtatgccctagtatagaTTATATCGCTTCCgaaaatccatcactgataagaggggtatgccctagtgtaaatcATCCTCTCAACTTCCCATCCATCATGCTTCGAGAAATAATCTCCAACCAAGCTCAAGTATTGCCCACGTGTGAGCTGTAAAACACAATGTGAAGTAatggccttagggtggtcttTATACACGAGACATAACGTAGGCTAaagtaatagggtgaaagaaaagaaatgaaactaGACTCAGAGATCCCAATGATAATGATCCTTATACCCCTCGTGCATGAGATGCAATACGTAGAAAACATCATGAGTCCCGGACCTAGGGGTtcccacacgaaaagtgatgataaatgaatggtcaCATTGAATAAACAAGAATAAAGTGTGGATGTTGAACCCATATCAAACATCAAGCAGGAcgagaaaataatgaaatcagATGAAGTAGATTGAAATAGAGGGATAAAATAaggatagaagaagacaaaaagatagaaaagtgagtgatggtcaatCTATATCAAAGCATGGAAAGTAGTCACATCCGAAATAGATGGAATGATGGGTAGAGCAAGGATCCAAAGATACTAAAGAAAGGTCGCTCgtctctctcacaaaaatcgaatgagcgactcatactctcacccaaaatatacatcaagatgAATCTCATAAAGAAGCTCTCATAcaaactctctctaacacatgAACTCAATAAAGCAAACTGACACATCCATACACATGGCCAATCGAGAATGATACAATGAagaactcgggttttaatgaaatcgacgttttaaagaataaaccgagttttcaaatatgcatgaaacatgtaaaaatcctaagtgcactcatgcattcatcttacattagtttcctatgatcacaagtcttccaagcgtctcgatcttttatccatttggtcatttgatgaattttcgagtttatacttgagattcttaaacatttaaaccaattagtcacttaaccatggtttgttatcatcaaaacctgattaggagaacccttgggctaacactcactaacaagacaacctctcaaaataagATCTTTGAACCACTGCTCAGAAGGTGAAAATGGGGGAAAAACttgacaatcctccatgcagtgacgtgtgagaaaccaccactcaaggtgaaacaaggaTAATGCCAAGTAAGcagtgatgaaagaaaagacagagaacgaatatcacaagtggtgatatgtgatatcggaaaatagtgatgaaatgatgtccaagtggaaaacatcacaatgaagagtgagaAATGAGgcctgaatatgtatgtcaggtctAGAACTCATGATGTATCAAATCATAGCATGCAAACACTATAGGGTCTCCAACCCGGCATAATAGGttaatgaggtgatgaaagaaaaggctacatgctcgtgtgaggctcaatgggttAGCAACAGGTAACTCTATATGAGAAGGTGATAGGGTAAATGGGCTCATGAAAGGATGGTCACCCATCATTCGACCACTACTTCGAACATTGTGTtttcaagatctcacatggcTAATACTAAAGACTAGCATCCATCCAACATAGTCATATCAATCTCTCTGAAATCATGTGAAAGCTCTCACTGATACTCCGTGACAATCCTCAATGCCCTCTGACAATCACCTCACTCTATCATCACAAGCCACTCACTAtcgtctcataaaatcaccatctctaATCATCTCGACTCTCTGAAGTCATGGTGATGATATTTAATCAGTAATCACCAAATCAAAGCAACCCAACAAGCAAAGTTGAAATCACAGAGAATGGGACAAGAGAAATATGAAAGATGAGGATATATGAGAAAACCATAAATGGCCATACCTGAAGATCTCTTTCCCACACTGGTAACTACTATGCTCCTCCTAAAACTGAAACTCCTTCCCTCCGTCTCACTCCTCTAGCTTGCTTATAAGGAATACCCCCCATGTAGATCTCCATAAGATGCCCCCCATTTTCTCTCTCGTATTTTCTTCCTACAGCCAaatctcttcctctctctccagACTTGCCCCTAGCCAAAAGAATCTTCCCCTAGAAAAATCTCTCCTTACTCACCTCTAGACTTGAAAAAGCACCACCTCTGCCAACCGATCCGGTCTCTCCGACAACAGCTTGCTTCCTTCTAAAGCTCCATGACCCCTCAAAAATATCTCCTAAGGGAgtgtttggtacgtcggaataaggaatgaaaataatattttgtttcctttcctatttcttagtggaatggaatgaatttgatgattctatttctagcatttggatgaacttaggaatgcaagattggaatgattatttgttttcattccaatgtttgataataataggaatggaaatgaaaaagaaataaatttacaataatatccttacatataatttaaaatatttttttatttttactttattttaaaaaaataaaatttgagaggttttttgttattaaataataagactaaaaaatatatatatactaataaataaaaaattaaccataaaaaatcgtataaccctaatgcacaaatattcaattattatttttattaaaaatttgaataatttgtcatgcttaagtagttataaaattatatttttcaaaaaaaaattatttattataatatttaaattctcaaagctagcaaatatttttcctattttcaaaagaggaaataaaagaattcaaatttattctaattttcaacaagtatcatatccgataaaatccataaccttaaaaaattttaaatattcgcttttttttatcaaaattttaaataatttgtcatgcaaaaaaagctatagaattatattttactaagaaaaaaaaaagagaaaaaaaaccaaaagttttgtttttgtttgtttttttctttttatttttttcttaaccattaaaaattttcaatcttgtaaacacgtgaaatcgaaaaatctttttccaaccatttcaatttttctctccagtttccattaatacaggataaagaaacatcaaagattccaaacataaattaataaaaaaaaattaatcgatttatagagaagaagaaacacatataaagaagtagaagaagaaagagaaaataaggtaaacctgatcgaagatgtagaagggagttttcagaacctagttgcagcaaacaatgacgaatcctagatccaacaatcaaaatgaacatccaaaaccctataaattagaaattgatttttttttttttaaatatcgtggaaggtttaattgattcaatttggaagaatcacttgttgcagagaattggatgatgagtgggtctctagctttgcaaagaagataagaagtagatgatgaatggatctctacctttacaaagaagataaacatcaggtttgaagaacaagataagagggtaaaatagtaatttaggttattttatattatcaaataggtttaatgaatcagaataccacctacttttaatgaatgcaaatccgacttataagttggatttgatttctgccggaataattttttatttcatttccgccttcttaacatttatccaaacataggaataagggagaaaatgaataagatgtctattcccacttcctattcccgtgtaccaaacaccccctaagttCCTAACCAAAAATCCGGTCCCCTCTGATTCTCCTTGATAGGTGTCCAACTGCCATTTCATTTCCCATCCACTATTGTGATTCTCTGAAGACCTCTTAGGAGTCAACACGTGGCTGACTCCAATCCTAGCACCTGGCAAAATGAACTATAGGTaaatgagccccaaatgggggtctacatcatgttttttaaaatttgtttttaaaaactgtttctCGAAAAAATGTAGTTAAGtgggtttatattttttttttaaaattgatgaaaacaacttttaattattttttaaaaattattctctatttcactttgtttttaaaaattatttttagagaacaacaaccaaataatattaagaatttttatttttaaaaataaaaaattattttgaatcatatggccaaactttctattttctaaaatattgttttaaattaattcaaagtgcattgttttttctaatcaatttcaaaacttatgataaaaaccttttttatcattaataaaGGTTTCACTAATAAAAACttgatttgttatcattaaattttatatcgagatagagaaaaaaaactagaattaaagtttgaaaaaaaaaaaaaaggaatatacctcacttaaaaaaggaaaaaaaaaggaatatacctcacttaaaaaaggaaaaaaaagaagaaggtatatttgatttattcctAGACAAGAGAAATAAAGGACAGAGGGAAGGCATGTGCGCCATATGAAAGCGTTAATTCAATGACTCCCAAGGATAAAACCATCATGTGACGTGCAGTCCAAAACCTGAAACTGTGGGCCCACGGGCCCACTATATGGATACTAATCAGAAAGCCCAAACCGATGGGCCCACGAACCCGAAACCTCTTATATATAATACTCTCTTTTCTTCTACTCTTTTCCCAAGCATGGCCACAGATCATGAAGCTCCTAGCAAGCCTCAAGGCTCCTCCGCTCCACGGTGGGACTCCCGCCGGAAAAGAAGCTTCCCGAGGCGGAAGAGGCTCCCAGTCGTCCGCCTGGGAGGCGGTCCCGCGGCGGCGAAGCAGCGGCGAGGGCCGTCGCTGGTGAGGATGATGCGGAGAATCAAGCTGCGGTGGCTGAAGCTTCGGTACTTCTTCACTCTGAAGAAGCTGAAACA is a window from the Vitis riparia cultivar Riparia Gloire de Montpellier isolate 1030 chromosome 9, EGFV_Vit.rip_1.0, whole genome shotgun sequence genome containing:
- the LOC117922374 gene encoding uncharacterized protein LOC117922374, translated to MATDHEAPSKPQGSSAPRWDSRRKRSFPRRKRLPVVRLGGGPAAAKQRRGPSLVRMMRRIKLRWLKLRYFFTLKKLKQYYRSMVKDFVEAGATLETFQQRILMETSFAVPVLGVSFSTYPSAAGGAGVGRLL